In Triticum urartu cultivar G1812 chromosome 6, Tu2.1, whole genome shotgun sequence, the following proteins share a genomic window:
- the LOC125517439 gene encoding phosphoglycerate kinase, cytosolic — protein MATKRSVGTLGEADLKGKKVFVRADLNVPLDDAQKITDDTRIRASIPTIKYLLEKGAKVILASHLGRPKGVTPKFSLKPLVPRLSELLGLEVVMAPDCIGEEVEKLAAALPDGGVLLLENVRFYKEEEKNDPEFAKKLASVADLYVNDAFGTAHRAHASTEGVTKFLRPSVAGFLMQKELDYLVGAVANPKKPFAAIVGGSKVSSKIGVIESLLAKVDILILGGGMIFTFYKAQGLPVGKSLVEEDKLELATSLIETAKSKGVKLLLPTDVVVADKFAADAESKIVPATAIPDGWMGLDVGPDSIKTFAEALDTTKTVIWNGPMGVFEFEKFAAGTDAIAKQLAELTGKGVTTIIGGGDSVAAVEKAGLADKMSHISTGGGASLELLEGKPLPGVLALDEA, from the exons ATGGCGACCAAGAGGAGCGTGGGCACCCTCGGGGAGGCGGATCTCAAGGGGAAGAAGGTGTTCGTGCGCGCCGACCTCAACGTGCCGCTCGACGACGCCCAGAAGATCACCGACGACACCCGCATCCGCGCATCCATCCCCACCATCAAGTACCTCCTCGAGAAGGGCGCCAAGGTCATCCTGGCCAGCCATCTG GGCCGCCCAAAAGGTGTCACCCCCAAGTTCAGCTTGAAGCCTCTTGTTCCACGCCTATCTGAGCTCCTTGGACTTGAA GTTGTGATGGCCCCTGACTGCATTGGTGAAGAAGTTGAGAAATTGGCTGCTGCTTTGCCAGATGGCGGTGTTCTACTCCTGGAGAATGTGAGATTCTACAAGGAGGAAGAGAAGAATGATCCTGAGTTTGCTAAGAAGCTTGCATCGGTTGCTGACCTTTACGTAAATGATGCTTTCGGCACTGCACATAGGGCTCATGCTTCAACCGAGGGTGTAACCAAGTTTTTGAGGCCTTCTGTTGCTGGCTTCCTCATGCAGAAG GAACTTGACTATCTTGTCGGAGCTGTTGCCAACCCAAAGAAGCCATTTGCTGCCATTGTTGGTGGATCCAAGGTCTCATCTAAGATTGGTGTGATCGAGTCTCTGCTGGCCAAGGTTGATATCCTCATCCTTGGTGGTGGTATGATCTTCACATTCTACAAGGCCCAGGGATTACCTGTTGGGAAGTCCCTTGTGGAGGAAGACAAACTTGAACTGGCAACTTCACTGATTGAAACGGCAAAGTCCAAGGGTGTTAAGCTCTTGCTACCGACCGATGTTGTTGTGGCTGACAAGTTTGCAGCAGATGCTGAAAGCAAG ATTGTTCCTGCCACTGCTATCCCTGATGGTTGGATGGGTCTGGATGTTGGTCCAGATTCCATCAAGACTTTCGCAGAAGCCTTGGACACCACCAAGACTGTTATCTGGAATGGTCCTATGGGAGTCTTTGAGTTTGAGAAGTTTGCCGCAGGCACTGAT GCAATCGCGAAGCAGTTGGCTGAGCTTACTGGGAAGGGTGTGACGACCATCATCGGTGGAGGTGACTCTGTTGCTGCTGTTGAGAAGGCTGGGCTGGCCGACAAGATGAGCCACATTTCGACCGGCGGTGGCGCGAGCTTGGAGCTGCTGGAAGGCAAGCCCCTCCCAGGTGTTCTTGCCCTTGACGAGGCGTAG